The sequence TGGTCATTTTATGCATGCATTCCATACAAATCGTTACCTCACATTTTGAATCTTTGTTAAATATAACAGGCATGATAAAATATGACTGATATGTGTAGTGTGCACAGTTTGTTCATGAAATGAAAGTGAAAGCATGTGTTTGTGCGTCAGCACAACTTAATAATGCTGTTGGCAAAGACAAATGTAAGGAAGTGGAAGTAGAATTCTCTGAATGTACGCAAAGTAAGGTTGGTAAATTGCTTTTTTTGTCgtaattttatgtaaaatagcAGCCACTAATACATAGACTACGTGGTAAATGTTCGTTTTAAACGGTGTCGAAGATTCTTGTTACCATTATCGTCCTCCGAGGTGCTGTGCACTGTTAATCAAGTAAAGTTTCAGCAATATATGTCTTTTTATCCTTTAAGCGGGTAACGTGCACTACACGACACTCCTTGATCTCTTGTAGGAGGCATGAGAAATCATTTTTCATCCAGTTCTGTTAACGTATATCATTATCATAGTTTACTCTTTTTGGAGTATTTGGGTCACATGACTTGGCTCATATTTTCAGTGCTCAGTTGAATTGGGCCAGTAGAAGTCATGTTCTTAGGGAAGATCCTCTGGGCCCCCAACAGCCGCATTTCTCAATCTATGTATTTTGAGTTAAAACTGATATTATTACACTTTGTTAACTACATCTTTGCATTTTTAACTAGATATTTTCTTGCAGGGTTTCACACTCAGAATGGGTGTCTGaccaaccctgctcctggagggctacCATCCTGTAGATTTTAGCTCCAACCATAACCAAACACACCTGAAAAATCTAACCAAAGTCTTCAGGATTATTTAGAAAAGTATGTTGTAtcatacattacattatatgattATTTAGAGATGAAGCTAAACCTTGCACGACACTTAAGGGCTAGGGTTGCCCACCCCTAAgattgaagacaaaaaaatacaagaaaTATGCCTCAATTTAGGACATTTAGACATATCATACATATGatattttgcatatatatataaaaaaaaaaaaaactgaaatattgatGACTTTGGCTTATTTTACCCTAATATCCTGGAAGACACAACTCATAAAATCCAAACTATATACAATATTTCAAAAATTCCTTTGGATATGTTTTACTTAAGTCCAGATGATATAAAAAGTGACATGAAATGTTACATGAAATGTCACAGCTTTTTGCTGTGTCATAGGTCTATCTTGGCTgactgaatacattttaaagggttattttaacattttacaattttaattgTTATAAAAAATTGTGTTGTGTAGGAACTGCAGTCTCAAAAAGGAGCAACCAAAGTTCATTGTCATCTCATACTGTTGTCTAAGTGCCAAAATGCCAGTGGAATTCAGTGGATGGGAGGCATACTGCGATAAGTCAAAGCACCTTAAACCAGGTCAAGAACCCAAAAAGAGCCACGGCTACACTATGTACCATGGGACACTCAAAACCAATGCCCCAGCTATTATATCATCAGGGTTTCGGCCCTCTCTTGGGGGAACTCTGGGTCCTGGAGTCTACTGTAGTAGGGACATTAACAAAGCAATGCGTTATCCACCATGTGCTCCCAATGACAGAGTTGTGTTAAAGCTACGAGTAAGAGTGGGTAAAGTGAAGAGGATTGACATGCAAAGCCTGAACCTGACCTCATGGCATCAGAATGGATATGATACGGCCTGGTTACCTGCATCTGTTCTTGGACTTGAAGAGGACTGTGTTTTTGACCCAAAGAGACTCACTGTGATTGGGATAGCCCATTGTACAGACAACAGTGTGAAGAGTTCTCTGGAGAGTCTCATAAAGCAGAAAAGCCAATCGCAGGATCCAAAGGAGAAAGATCTGAAATTGTGTAAAGGCTGTGGAATGCAAACCCAGGATAAACACACAATGGAGAAATGCTGGTCCTGTAAAGCATCCATATGCCCCTTCATGAAGAATCATGTTTGCCGAAAGAAAGGGAAGTAACCATTACTGAGTACtgcaatttaattaaatgaCACTTTAAATATATGTGAAGTGATAATGAGCTTTGTTAAAGGcacttaataaataaaacatattattagattagatttttttttcaaacccaCACTGCAGAAATGTACATCAAATAGTAAACTTTTTACACAAtacgttttttttattattattattcttttttttttttaaatagatattGGATGCTGAACCATATATTTTATTGATATTGGATAGTGAACCAAAactaaatgtaacatttaacaaatttaatacAATTCTGCTAATCAATCACTAGCGGTTAATTTGATCAGAATAATACTGTTACGTTCAGTTGATTATTATAACTCCTTAACATTTGAAACAGATTGTGCCAAACATCATTATGAGTTTGAATTTATCACTGTAATGTAatttgttttgtaatattttggtGCAATTTTTTAAGCACTTAATAATACATGACAATAAATAAAGGTAATttctatttattcaaatatattgtttttctcTTCTGTTTTGCAGTTGCAATTCTGCTCTAACTTTTTGATTTACTGTTGAAATCTTGTTTTGCAACAATTCTTAATATTGAGCATGTAAAGTTagcaaaatattaaaacatgaaagtgTAGCTTTATTGCTTTGTCTAAAATCCTTAGTTAATTAGCATTGTACAGAATTTAACAGTCTGGCACATTAACTCTTGCTATGAGCCAATACTAAGTGTAAACATGCTCAAGGCTTTCTGAAAGTCTGAAAAATTGAAAGTGTAGTGGCGTACACTGATTTACACAGAAATACCTATCAAATGTTTTCCTATAGTCTTATCTCTCTTCCTGCTTGGCATTCTGTGAAGTTTCCTGTCCAGCAAGAAGCTATTTACCTGGAAAATATGGTGTTTTAAAAGAAGCAATGAACTCTGTAATAGACACCATATTAAGTTGGGATCTAAAATGAAATGGGCCTttggttttaataataattcctCCTTCTAAAGATTTTTCTATTTACTTATTTATGTGTGCTCTAATAATTTGTATAGCCTTTCATGAATATCTTTTAATGAGTTTTCAATGTAAATATTGTATAAAACCTGCACCTGCCCTGGCAGCATCACCATTTACAAATCGGTAGTAAGAAATGTGGATCCTGGAATAGACATCAACAACATTTTCACTTATACTTCTCTCCCACCTATGAAAAGAACTGTTACAAAGGTTAAGTACAGATCAAGTTATTCAAGGTTAACAGGTTAAGATGGGATAGGAAATGATCAGAGCCTTTTTACCATTTTACATATAGCCAATGTTGGCTTGCTGGGAATGAAAAGATCTAAGCCCCCAGGATTTCAGTTTTGGAAAGGAGGAAGAGAAGAGGGTCAGTGTGCAATTTGTGTCAATCAGATAATGCCTTAAAACCaaattttatattgtatttgttaATAGAAGAAAATGTCTGACTTTTGCTTGATGGCTAAAGAAATATTGAGAGTTAATGCCAGGTTCTTCTGAAATTTGTCCTctgttttatatgtttttacattttatgataCATATTTATCTAGTCATGTTATTTATTAACTGTTGAtgttcattttgaaaaaaaaaaaacaactcaaaGATTTGTATGTGAAGTTTAATTTATTCATACCCAGTTTGTAGTACAATATGATCACCGTTTAAAAGCACATAGCAGTTTAAATTTAAAAGCTGGTataaaattttcaaaaatatttcacaactgTTAATTTTAAACTTCATGGGAAAGCACAATTAATAACGCTCACGACAGGCACCACGTGCTCCTTGCGTTTTTGGGCGTATTTCATCAATGACTGTGATTCTTCTTGGATCCCAAACACAGTCTTCCTCAAGACCGCTTGGCACCATTCCACAGTATGGAGGGCACCAGGCAGTGTCGTACCCATGATCATGCCAGGTTTTCTGCATTGGATGATTTTGACGGTCAATCTTTTTCACTTTCCCAACATTGACCCTCACTCTCAGAACCACTCTCTGGTTCTCAGGTAAATCCAGAGGGTATCTGGAGGCCTTCATTATATCTCGGCTGAGGTAGACACCAGGCCCAAGCATCCCTTTAGAAGACTGAAGGAAGCCATAGGCTTTGATTTTTTGAGCAGCCTCCCTTGATGTGCCATGGTACATTCTGTAGACTTTACCCTCAGCTGGTTCTATGTAACTCTCAAGACATGGTGGAGCACCTGGACCCAAGTCGTCTTCAGCCCACATGTTTGAAcctaaacaaataaaatcttaaaaaatgtaatagaaCATAATGACCAAAAGAAGCACCAAATACATTTTCACAAAGACAAAGTGGTGCCTTACCTCTGATGTCGCTTCTAACGATGATCGCTTCCTTCTGAAAGCAGGTCTATAAATGGCACATCTTTCTGGGTGTGTCCATGACGAAAGGTTCAGTTAGTTTTTTCCATCATGATGATAATCTTGTATTGCAAAAGCACAAACTctatttaactttaaaaaatacaatataaaatacataataaatataaagcATCGATATAAATATAgtaattaaatgaaaacatatataacattgaaattcatgtgcattttttctttttcatttcatttcaagcAAAGTTAAGTTTCATTTTTGCTGTAGAGGACTGTTTTCCTGTTAATGCCCCACCTAATTACAACGATTTGCATAGCTGTGACAGATGTCTGAACAACGCAGGTTAGCAAACAGTAAGTACAATCGATCTGTGCTCAAACAAATAAGATCAACACATgactttaaaaatgtactttCATTTGAGgtctaatattaaaaatgaaagcaaaaaAGTTGTATCACCGTTTCAAAGTTCTCTCTCCATATCAGTAATTAccgcataaaaaaaaacaaaaaaaacaaaggcatgccatatgaaatataattcttcatattttaaataattataataatacgttttttttttacttaatagtcacttttaaaatgttctttccAGTCATCATGATCAACACTGTATACTAACACGAGAcagcttttaaaaaatgtaagtgTATTTTGGGATCAAACTGTCAGAGAACAGCTTTGTGCACAGATTACcatactgtaaaatgtattaCTGTATGAATCAGATTTCAAAACTacataaaatcttttttttaaaaaacaataatatatatatatttttaaaagctgcagtccataagttttgcctctttgtcaccaATATCagctttacgtgggttgtgcatcggcacggctcctcagcatggatgaatctaatgttttgaggagaatgtgtAAACAGTCAACACATTAGTGTGGATATTGACTGTAATTCAGAATTACTGATATGTCTTGGAAGTATGTGCAAAGTAATAAGTTTCAATGGCAAATGTAATCTGAACAAGTATGTAACattgccacttttgttctgaacAACTgaaaatttcttcttttttttacaataaatctgccaatggtgattaaatctagcAATCGCAAAATTAGATCACAAACcgtgtgaattattattatcattgtgttttgttctcacaattgttaatgttaacaatgcGTGACATTAGTGTGTATTGTTagcaaatataatatttttgtttgatgtttacagctgtttggggattattttatggcaccaaaatctCAAAGATTATTTACTTAAACTGCACCAAAAGGCTAAATATGTAATGTATGTAATTGCTTTAACAGTTTAACTAACCaagagcaaaaataaaaataaaaatgtgtgtatgtatattacatgataaaaatgttttttgaccagttttaaagttttattgcatttttgttCCTGAGATCAGTAATCCAGATTTTCAATCTAACTAGAAagttttgaacaacacaaactgatgattttatccagatcaaaaccaagattggATTTGGGATCTAATatgattttagaaaaaaaaaaaaaatcccttttgaacaacccattttcaaaatttGTTCCAATCCTATAGCCGAAATGcaattacttttgaacaactggccccaGGTTCATCATGTTGAAAGGgccatgaaaatattttaattagagATTTTAGCATTTATAGGAATATCCTGTTTTTAGATCTTCAAATTTAGACTCTATAAAAGAATGTTTATCCTGAGGAAATTCCAGGTCCAGCCTGCTTTTTGATTACAATGAAAATCACCCTTTTATCATCAAAAAATTTGCATAACAAGGAAAAACGCTGGTTAAAAATGTTAACCTAAAAAAGTGCTTCATGTGGTATATAAATTGAGtgattttattaaattcaaaattattCGAAGAAGCATGGCTCTCATAAAAcgtaaatgttttataactttatattaggtcattaggtcaaaaaaaaaaaaaaaaaagggaaggaCCTAGGAAGATCTAAACACGGATACAGTAACAAAAGTGCAATTCTATTGGTTTGCTCGATATTATTACACTTCTCTAAAGCACAGGGGTGGACAATAACCAAATTTCAGTACTATAGGTGCATTTTTCATGTAGGCTgtctttaatttattattttcatctttatttCTATTTCTTTCCCACATTCCAAAGCataatatattactttttacttCAAAACAGAGACACCCAGCCTAGGTGAATAAAGTGtgaatgtaatgtaaaaaaaataatggtcacATTGTACTAATCCCACATTGTTATTATCTATAAGAAATCtagaaatacatttaaaaattacatttttatttcttcatttcAAATACAAGAATACAGTGGTAGAATAAAAGTGTTTATGCACTTTATGAACAGAACAAATGTTCAGACTGGCCTGGCTGCCTTTTCCAGTATATCTCTCTTGTTAGTAAGTAAGTTATCCCTAAACTTTTCCTGGTAATCAAGAAAGCTTTATTATATACACACTTGTCTTTCATGCTATTTTTGTAGGTATTGTAGGTTTGTGATTTGATCCTGaatgttttgatcatttttgttcatttcacAGCTCATTTTTACTCAAATCAGACTACAAATCTGTAAcaataaaagtttatatatCAAATAATTATAGGCTATTGGTTTAATCGGTTCAACATCTTCAGAGGATTCTACATGCATCTTGCTCTACAGTTTCCTCTTGAATTGGATGAATTACATCAATGACTGTGATTTGTCTTGGATCCCAAACACAGAATTCTTCAAGACCACTTCGCACCATACCACAGTTTGGAGGGCACCAAGCAGTGTCATACCCATGATCATGCCAGGTTTCCTGCAGTGGATGACGTTTATAGTCAATCTTTATCACTTTCCCAACATCAACCTTCACTCTCAGAACTACTCTCTGGCTCTCAGGTAAATCCAGAGGGTATCTGGAGGCCTTCTGTAGATCTCGGCTGAGGTAGACACCGGGCCCAAGCATCCCTTTATCAGACTGAAGGAAACCATACATAAcaatttgttgctcattctccATAGATGTGCCATGATACATTTTGTAGACTTTGCCTTCCTCTGGAGCTGTATAGCTCTCAAGACATGGTGGAGCAGATGGACCCAAGTCATCTTCTTCCCACATGTTTACACCTGAACCACAAATAATCGTATGCATCGTAtcagtgttggaaacagttgtgctgcctaattttttttttttttttttggaagctgtgatacttttttcaagattcactgataaaaaaatgttaaaaagaacagcatttattcaaaatagaaatcttttctaacaatataaatctgtactatcactttttatttaatttaacacatccttgctgaataaaagtattatttatttaaaaaaaaaaagaaagagagaaaataactgaccccaaacttttgaacggtagtgtattttAACACATGCAAAGTAACTTACCTCTGATGCTCTGAGTGCAGACCTTCTGAAAGTAGGTTTATGAAGGGTGTTTCCACAACGGAAATTTTTCTCGAGCAAAAGAATAAGCTTTCAGTTTCTCTTTATCTTAAACTCTTTTATGAATGATTACATGTATATATGGACTTTGTAAAAGATAGTGCTATAAATTCTGTAAGATTTGGCAAATCTGCATTTTACCATTTTGTAAAAGCATGTTGTCTATTTGTTTTCTCAAAAGCAAAGAGTAGTACATGTTCCATCATCATAGTAACTTATGATCCACGGCTAACTTGCtccggggcaggttatgttcttGGTAAGAGGTCTCAAACTGAAACTagaccaatcagctgtgagcAAAGTTACACATCTGAtgcaataaagtcactcccccagtttcacTATAGCAgagtttaaatataaaattgtctGGCATTTAGTgatgattatttattataattattttatatgatttacatattatttatataattattatacccCTAATCCATTACACGTGAGCAATTTTAGTTTAACAATTATTAGGCTATTATAGGTCTACATTTAGTTTGAATTAACATAGATATACACGAGAAGTGAATCTCAGTTTCACCGTGTTTCAAGGCTGTGAAAGGTTCAAGGTTGATTGGCTGTTCGCTACTGATGTCACACTTTCATGTGCATGTGCTCCATGAACTAAGGATCAAAGCcagagttgacagagaaagctggggcacgttcaagctcaaaccggtgtGCAACATTTTGCTACGGTTTCAGGGTTGAAcaacatgtttcctggaaacggtgtgcaacaggtttgagatacgttttctcttgtttggtgggtgtgtcaaaaatgtcaacccaatcagcatcaacatacatataaaccacgcggtattaaagagacagctcgtAAATGCAATTAACGACAAAATAAATTCATAAGAGCATATTATTAGAGCAAGTATATTGTTTGc comes from Chanodichthys erythropterus isolate Z2021 chromosome 22, ASM2448905v1, whole genome shotgun sequence and encodes:
- the LOC137012834 gene encoding gig2-like protein DreN isoform X2 codes for the protein MNCSLKKEQPKFIVISYCCLSAKMPVEFSGWEAYCDKSKHLKPGQEPKKSHGYTMYHGTLKTNAPAIISSGFRPSLGGTLGPGVYCSRDINKAMRYPPCAPNDRVVLKLRVRVGKVKRIDMQSLNLTSWHQNGYDTAWLPASVLGLEEDCVFDPKRLTVIGIAHCTDNSVKSSLESLIKQKSQSQDPKEKDLKLCKGCGMQTQDKHTMEKCWSCKASICPFMKNHVCRKKGK
- the LOC137012834 gene encoding gig2-like protein DreN isoform X1; this encodes MYAKNCSLKKEQPKFIVISYCCLSAKMPVEFSGWEAYCDKSKHLKPGQEPKKSHGYTMYHGTLKTNAPAIISSGFRPSLGGTLGPGVYCSRDINKAMRYPPCAPNDRVVLKLRVRVGKVKRIDMQSLNLTSWHQNGYDTAWLPASVLGLEEDCVFDPKRLTVIGIAHCTDNSVKSSLESLIKQKSQSQDPKEKDLKLCKGCGMQTQDKHTMEKCWSCKASICPFMKNHVCRKKGK
- the LOC137012834 gene encoding gig2-like protein DreN isoform X3 — protein: MPVEFSGWEAYCDKSKHLKPGQEPKKSHGYTMYHGTLKTNAPAIISSGFRPSLGGTLGPGVYCSRDINKAMRYPPCAPNDRVVLKLRVRVGKVKRIDMQSLNLTSWHQNGYDTAWLPASVLGLEEDCVFDPKRLTVIGIAHCTDNSVKSSLESLIKQKSQSQDPKEKDLKLCKGCGMQTQDKHTMEKCWSCKASICPFMKNHVCRKKGK
- the LOC137012094 gene encoding uncharacterized protein translates to MWEEDDLGPSAPPCLESYTAPEEGKVYKMYHGTSMENEQQIVMYGFLQSDKGMLGPGVYLSRDLQKASRYPLDLPESQRVVLRVKVDVGKVIKIDYKRHPLQETWHDHGYDTAWCPPNCGMVRSGLEEFCVWDPRQITVIDVIHPIQEETSYIEPAEGKVYRMYHGTSREAAQKIKAYGFLQSSKGMLGPGVYLSRDIMKASRYPLDLPENQRVVLRVRVNVGKVKKIDRQNHPMQKTWHDHGYDTAWCPPYCGMVPSGLEEDCVWDPRRITVIDEIRPKTQGARGACRERY